The Halosimplex litoreum genome has a window encoding:
- a CDS encoding bacteriorhodopsin, which produces MPETMTQALQMSTLGVEGEGIWLALGTIGMLLGMVYFMAKGWDVQDPEEEEFYVITILIAGIAAASYLSMFFGFGLTEVELVDGTVLDIYWARYADWLFTTPLLLLDIGLLAGASRRDLATLVTIDAFMIVTGLAATLMKIPVARYAFWTISTIAMLFVLYYLVVTVGEAAADADEDTQSTFNVLRNIILVAWAIYPVAWLVGTEGLGLVGLYGETLLFMILDLFAKIGFGFILLRSRAIVGGDSAPTPSAEEATAD; this is translated from the coding sequence ATGCCAGAAACTATGACACAGGCGCTGCAGATGTCTACCCTCGGAGTCGAGGGCGAGGGCATCTGGCTGGCTCTCGGAACGATCGGGATGCTCCTAGGCATGGTGTACTTCATGGCCAAGGGTTGGGACGTGCAGGACCCCGAAGAGGAAGAGTTCTACGTGATCACGATCCTGATCGCGGGGATCGCGGCCGCGTCGTACCTGTCGATGTTCTTCGGCTTCGGGTTGACAGAAGTCGAACTCGTGGACGGCACCGTGCTCGATATCTACTGGGCGCGGTACGCCGACTGGCTGTTCACGACCCCGCTGCTGTTGCTCGACATCGGGCTGTTGGCCGGGGCGAGTCGGCGTGACCTCGCGACGCTGGTCACTATCGACGCGTTCATGATCGTCACCGGTCTCGCGGCGACGCTGATGAAGATCCCGGTCGCGCGATACGCCTTCTGGACGATCAGCACTATCGCGATGCTGTTCGTGCTATACTACCTGGTCGTCACCGTCGGCGAAGCGGCCGCGGACGCCGACGAGGACACCCAGTCGACGTTCAACGTCCTACGGAACATCATCCTCGTGGCCTGGGCCATCTACCCCGTCGCGTGGCTCGTCGGGACAGAAGGTCTCGGGCTGGTCGGTCTGTACGGTGAGACGCTGCTGTTCATGATCCTTGACCTGTTCGCGAAGATCGGGTTCGGGTTCATTCTCCTGCGCAGCCGCGCGATCGTCGGCGGCGACTCCGCTCCGACGCCGTCGGCCGAGGAAGCGACTGCCGACTGA